In Nostoc sp. CENA543, a single genomic region encodes these proteins:
- a CDS encoding ATP-grasp domain-containing protein, giving the protein MNSKYNFDYFQGSCFSDLFAEDISDGNYAFILNYPATASWATYPNTKKYFIQDGSSEATKTSYDKIFQKEPWKNLAVLGNAIPGIVTSPPPQLLVNYWREHFGFNYDNIEVIPRSQYLDELNYSDRFHKLITLFPFDHLKKEKHAVHPDTHYHLLNKATLAEIGVPHPQYETYHLDQVNLADIHLPEQFPYLIKTSHGLSGEGTYIINNPSDLNYCCEELRKYLNIKLLNTIIVSEYINNVVQNYCVQFYLSKTGDIKLIGTTKQLVTSEGNYIGGIIHYREIEMNRFSEMIAAISQYALQHQYFGVIGFDVLEDKEGNLYVIDVNFRVNGSTPLCLQRHTLLNLGKEVAKYSSNYRILGSLESILVNLKAELDSKDVIILSALEKSESGKNYTEIYGIISGTTIAEIQQTEHKLSCLLNVNSWEFV; this is encoded by the coding sequence ATGAACTCAAAATACAACTTTGATTACTTTCAAGGAAGTTGTTTTTCTGATTTGTTTGCTGAAGACATCTCAGATGGTAATTATGCCTTCATTTTGAATTATCCTGCCACAGCTAGCTGGGCTACTTATCCCAATACCAAAAAATATTTTATTCAAGATGGTAGTAGTGAAGCGACTAAAACTTCCTACGATAAGATTTTTCAAAAAGAACCTTGGAAAAACTTGGCTGTGTTGGGTAATGCGATTCCGGGAATTGTTACCAGTCCACCACCACAGTTGTTAGTAAATTACTGGCGGGAGCATTTTGGGTTTAACTATGACAACATCGAGGTGATACCGCGATCGCAGTATCTAGATGAGTTAAATTATAGTGATCGCTTTCACAAATTAATCACTTTATTTCCCTTTGATCACCTTAAAAAAGAAAAACACGCCGTTCACCCAGATACTCACTACCACTTGCTCAACAAAGCGACATTAGCTGAAATAGGAGTACCACATCCACAATACGAAACTTATCATCTCGACCAAGTTAATCTTGCAGATATTCACTTACCAGAACAATTTCCCTATCTCATCAAAACCTCTCATGGGCTATCGGGTGAAGGCACTTATATTATCAACAACCCCAGCGATTTGAATTACTGCTGTGAAGAATTAAGAAAATATCTCAATATTAAGTTACTCAATACAATTATTGTTTCTGAGTACATCAACAATGTTGTACAAAACTACTGTGTCCAATTTTATTTGAGTAAAACAGGTGATATTAAACTCATCGGCACTACAAAGCAGCTTGTTACCTCTGAAGGTAACTATATCGGCGGTATTATTCACTACCGCGAAATAGAAATGAATCGATTCTCTGAAATGATTGCTGCTATTAGTCAGTATGCTCTTCAGCACCAATATTTCGGCGTTATCGGCTTTGACGTTTTAGAAGATAAAGAAGGAAACCTTTATGTCATTGATGTTAATTTCCGCGTTAATGGTTCAACCCCACTTTGCTTGCAACGTCATACCTTATTAAATCTGGGGAAAGAAGTGGCTAAATATTCCAGTAATTACCGTATACTTGGCTCCTTAGAATCAATTCTTGTTAATTTAAAGGCAGAATTAGATAGCAAAGATGTGATAATTTTATCGGCTCTAGAAAAAAGTGAATCAGGAAAAAATTATACAGAAATATACGGTATTATTTCAGGAACTACAATTGCAGAAATACAGCAGACAGAA